Genomic window (Chionomys nivalis chromosome 7, mChiNiv1.1, whole genome shotgun sequence):
TTCTCATGTTTATAAATAGAAAAGTAGACAAACTTAATTATTTTACctgactttaaaaatacaaaatcaaaccgggcatggtggcacacacctttaatcccagcactcgggagtcagaggtaggcggatctctgtgagtccaaggccagtttTGATcttggcaagttccagaccagccaggaatgtatcatgagaccttgtctcaaaaaaccagccaaacaaacacaGTTGGCTGGGGAGATGCCTTGGGTAGCAAGTTCTGGCCGCATAAACACAAAGGCTTTCGTTCGGTTTCTAGAACTCAAGTACAAAACTTTGGCACAGCAGGGTATGCTTGTTATCTTAGTGCCGGGGAGGCAGGGATGGCAGCTGCGTGGGGCTGGAGACCAGCCAGGTTAGCCCAGTCTATGAACTCCAGGTCAGTCAGAGGCCCTGTCACACAAATTCATGAAGTATTCCACATTTTTCTGAATGAGAAATATCCAGCATTCTGGCTAAGctctttcttcaatttttttcagaCAGTTCTCAATATattgccaaggctggccttgaactcaagaatTCTTCCTCAACCTGGGTAGCTGGGGTGGATAGGCGTGAGTCATCAGGCTTGTGGTGGATAGGATTTATGATTATCGTGTTACAGATAAAGCAACAGCAATCTTAGATGTTCCTTACACTCACGATTATGACCTAGCTAGGTTTCCACTGCCCGTGTCACTTCTAGGTGTCCAGGGACTCACACGACAGACTGAGTGACACCATGAGAGGCAGTGAACACTCCAAGTAGGGCTCCTCTGTGAAAACCAAGGAAGTCACTGTCCTGTGAAGGTGTCTGCTCAAGGGGGTACCTCCTgcccaaataattttttttcaacaaaaaaaaaaaaaaaaaaaaaaaaatcaaggcccAGGAAGCCCCTGCTCCTGAAATGGGATAGTCTTTCAGTAAAGTCAAGGCCTCCCCTGAACCAGGGAAGCCCCAAGCAGGGGGAGATCCTACTTAGAGCAGTACTTAAAACTCCTTTACTGACTGACTGCCTGGTCCCTGGTAGAGGTGGGGGACAGAATTAGCCCTAGTATGCAAAACAACAGGAAAGCAAGGGCTTCAGGTCAGTGCCGGAGATGGCAGATGGCAAAACAAGCCAGTTCCCTCtggcagcccagacccaggaGGCTCATCAAGGCCCACCTCAACCAGCCTGGCCCACAGGTCAGGGTCACTTTGTGACAGGGATTCTGACCTGAAGCCCCAGGCATGTGTGCCTCACCCACCTGTCCCGCCCAGAATTCCTGTGGGAGCTGTTGTCTTTCCCATATCCTGGCAGTTGCCCAGGGTAAAGATTCACCTGCTTGAATCTGCAGCAGGGTCGGCAAGGATGTGTTAATAGAGCTTGGAAGGGAGACTTGGCTCGTCCAGCTGAACTGCCCTCAGCTCACCAGATGCTTAAGGGGTTCCCTGTTACTCTCACAGCTGGTAGGTGAGGACCTGATTTGTAAGGTCTTAGAGGCTGATGCAGGGGGCAGAGGGTAaggatgctttctttctctgtgataCTGGGATCACCCTGACCAAAAGCCCTCAACAGTCACCATTCAAATTCCCTTTAGGAATCAATCTCTctcctaagacagggtttctcgtgtagctctagctatcctggaattcaatctctagatcaggttggccttgaactcacagaggtccaagCACTAGTTCTGGGATAAAGgcgtaaaggcgtgcaccaccacacccctagcaggaatcaatctctctctctctctctctctctctctctctctctctctctttctggttcAATGGACAGTAGCGTGAAGGTGACCCTGCTCAGCAGAAGGGCAGGTTGGattctctttctccagcacctgtTCCGGGGTAGGGGTGTGACTGTGGACCCCAGCTGGGCCTTCAGAGAGAAGGGTGGGGAGACTAGGGCAgtcactccccccaccccccgcagtTTCATAAGGCCATAGGTACCACATTCAGATGCCACCGTAGCTCCCAGAACCACGCCCACCCACCCCTTTCCTAGAGATGGATGTCATGAAGGCCACTGTTGTCAGAACACTGTTTATTCCACAGGAGGATGGGCTGTAAGCTAAGTGGTCCTTGGAATGGGAGAAATGACATTCTCGCCCTTCTGGTACCAGTGGGGACCATAGTCCTTCCTGGGCACTGCAGGAAGCTAGTCTGCTCTGAGTCCATGTGCAGGTTCCCACAAGTCTCTGTTTTCTGTCCCAAACACGAGGACAGATTCTGCATAGTACTTAAGTCCAATCTATCCCCAGATAACTCCGCACTCCATGTCACTGCCCTATTGTCCTTCTACCCCCGGCCTTTCAGCAAGAGCTGGGGACCAGGGGCTAAAGAGAGAGGTGACTTGGTGGTCCAGCTTCAGATGCTGGCTGAAGATCCAGGAAGGAAAGGATGGGCTGTGAGCCAGGCAATTTGGAAGCAGCAAGGCCCAAGAGCTGGGCAGGATGAGGGTGGCCCTCACTCCTGGCCTGGGTGTTCGCCGACAGACCACTTTACCTCCCCCGTTCGAAGAGTCACTATGTCTTCGTAGGTGGCTGTCTGGTCAATGTTCAAGCCCTAGAAAGATGAATTGGAGCTCAGGTCTGGGCCATATTCTAACCATGCCAAAAGAGGGGGACCACTGCAGCTCAGAGCTGCTAGGTGACACTGTCCCTTACCTCGTAGGTatgatcttcctccatccctGCCTTGCTGTCATCCTGTGGGAGGGACAGGAAGGGTGGAAGAATATAGTTTTGAGTGTTAGGGTCCTCCATCCATGTACCCTGATGGGCCAGGGATGCGGGtctgggtgggggatgggaagaaGGAGTCTCCAAgaaccaatgaatgaatgaacagtaAGCCAGTGGAAAGGACTTGGGGTGGGGCCTTCTTGAGAGAGCAGCCACAGAGTCTGAGAAGATGGAGACTCTGCCTGGGTCTTGTCTGCCCTGTGCCCACCTCCCAGCCTTCCCAAGGATCCCAAGTTCCTCTGGGCACCTTGTCTAGTAGCAAGAAGATGGGTACGATGATGAAGAGAATGATTAGGAGGGTCTGGATCATAATGATGCCGTCTTTCAGGGTGTTCCGCCGCTTCAGCTGTTCCAAGGTGCTGAATCCTGGGGCAGGGAGACAGGGCATACATAACGCTGGAACTGGAGGATAACCATAGAGACTGTTTGGACCCCCTCAGGGCCAACTGCCCAGTAGCTATCCTGGGAACTCCAGGGCCATGGTCACTTCCCCTGGTAGGCAGGGGCATGGGTGTGGATGGCTACGTGAACACAAGTCTACCTGGCACACACCTAGGACTTTAAGTTCTGAGCCACAGCTCCAAGCATCCTCTGAGTCTCTGCTGCATTGCTGCTTGCAGAAGTAGATACCATTGTCCTCAAACTGGATGTTTTGGATGGTGAGGATGTGGGTAGAGCCATTGTCGAACTTTGAGATGTGTCCCTCTTCTTCGGACAGCTCCTGGGgtgtctctttctcttgttttcgGAACCAGGTCATGGTGGTGGAGTCTGAGTAACAGTAAAACTTCACCACGGAGCCCCGCTTTTTGGCTATGTACCTCGGGTACAGCTTGATCTCGGAACAAGAGCTTCCTGCGGACATCAAGGCAAGGTTCAAAATTCGGCTGATTGTCTTCCTGTTTTCCAACCTAGCCCACCGTGGAAGACACTAGCCCAGTTTAGCCTGCTTCCCATGTCAGGAGCATTAGGCTTACGAGGCAGTGTGAAGGCAGAGGTGTGGGAAAGTAAGCCATGTTGAGAGGCCACACACCAAGCCTCTGTTCCACACCTCTTCCTGCTCAAACCTCTGCCCACTAGTCGTCCCTTAAGAAGGATTCTGGAACCTTCCCATTGCATTCACGTCCACTGTAACAGCTAGATCCCAGACCTCATCTGCAAAGAAGCCTTTTTGGCCTCGTTGGTTACTTCAGCTCTTTCCTCTAAACTTTTCTACACTCACCCCAGATCCTGAAGGACTCCCCACCGTCTCCAGGGTGATAAAGGTTGAATCCTTAGCCTGTCACCCGAGACCCTTCTCCCATACCCTCTTGACCCTTCTCATGGACTCATGCTTCTTAGTGTCTAGGCCTGCGGGGTTTGTGGGGTCTcaaccacacagacacaggccTGAGGCCTATGGAATCCTATCTCGATGTCACTCTCTTATCTCCAAGCCAGGTTTAGTTCTGACCCTCAGTGGCCAAGACTGGAGCGTACTAGCCTGATGAGGGGTAACAGCCATCCAGAAGTGGGGCCTCCATGAGAGGCCTTATGGAGGTGTAGGGGAGCTCCAGGGCAAAGATATGGGACCACAGTGGCTAATGTGAAGTGATGGTTGAGGCGACTAACCTTGGAGATTCTGTGACAGGTCACTGTTTGTCACCGCTGGTACCGGCTCACCTGGAGGGTGAGAGGAAGTGGGCAGGGCTAGGTCAGGCCTCTCTACCCTCAGTTGATTGCCCCACCCTTACCCCCTCCACGTTCCCAGAGCCACTTCCTCCTTCCAGAACTATAGCTTCAAGCCCCTTAGTTCTCCCTGTCCCTGTACAAGAGAGGCAGAAATAAGGTAGGGTATTGGAAGCCCCACTCCCAGCTCCCTTCTGCTTTTGCccctcaggctggcctagagcttcTGCAGATAAAGAGAAGAAAGCCACACAGGGAGGGCTTGACCAGTCTTTCAAAAGGAGGATCATTCCTGGAACATGCTGTCTTCCAGGTTACGGAACCAGCCTTTCTCATGCCATGTCCCCAAGGCTTAGCTGGGAACCACATGctgtccctcttcctcctgggcCCGGCTGGTTCCTCCAGGTCACAACTGCCAACGATATTAGCCCCTTGCACCCAGTTCAACCTGAAAGCCTCCAGACTGGAGAGGAGCTGGGCCCTCAGGCCCTGAGCCTCCCATTAAGACCCACGAGCTGGGCATAGGACAGTCAGAGCGAGGCAGacaagaagcagaaagcaaaaggCAGGAGGTTGAGCAAGCAAGAAACTGAGCTGAGACACGGAACAAACCGATAGGCCCATCTCAAAGCCAGCAGGCCTGTGGTCTGTCGCATATGCCGTACCTGAACAAAGCAGCAGCAGGAACAACAGCCAGTGGCAGGGCATGGAAGATGGCACCAGTGTGGCCATGGTCAGCGCTCCGTCTCTGAGTCCAGGCCTGTCACCACTTAGGAGGTTTTGGGAGAAACATGTAACTGTatgtcagcctgggctgcagcctGCCTACTCTCCACCTCTTCCCCGTTAGGCCCCTTCCTGCCATGCAAATTGAGACCCAGGGGAGGTACCATTCCTCTAGGGACCCTAAGGGAGGGAGGCCCCATCAGCTGGTCTGCTGGGACTTGAAGGTGGCCCTGCCTGGACAACACAACTTGGGGTTCTGAGAAACAGTAGAAAccctgggaggggaagggagctcCTGAATCTTCCAGGGATagcctgtgtttctttttctctctactCCACTGAGGGGGACGGGGAATGTTGGTCATCTCCTGGGCCCGCTACCTCTATTGTGGTAGCCTTGCTCAGGAAGGGGAGAGCTTGGTGTATTTAACTAAACACCTCTATATCAATCTTCTATATCAGTGGTTCTCGCATATTTATTTGTGCTGCTATtacataacagtaattttgctgcCGTGAGGTAGCATCAGAAGTATGTTTTTCAatgcacaggttgagaactgccgcTTAAATGAATCTGACCTTGCACCCTCTGCCCTGGACAGCCTTTATCCTGTAGAAGGAGGCACACTGAGGAAGGACAGTGCAGGGGACAGACTCACGCCAGACTTCTGGAGAGATCCAGAGTAGAGCCTGAAACCGCGTTAAAAGTTGACCATGGGAAGGGAGCCACAGAGGTTCTTGTGCAAAAGTCTGCCAACCGGTAGGGAAGGGTACAGCCTAGGGCCTCGGCAGTACCCTCCTCTCCTTGTATATGACTATGCTGTGGGTTGCCAAAGGGGCTGGACTTAAGCAGAAACCACTCAGGGAAAACCCGCCACTTAACCGTCACGGTGGAGGGAGCTTTTCCAGGGAATTCTGTGGGATACTGAGGTCAATGAGGGTTGTATGTAACTCTGGGGGTGCCGAACGGGGGATGAGGCTGAGACAGGCGAACCCTCTGGTTCTGTAGGCTCTTTGGTTCTGTCGTGACAGCTAGCATGACCACAGGGCCCACAGCATTCAGGAACTCCTTTGAGTTTAGCTTTGTGTCCTGGCCTCAGGGTCTGTGCAACCTTTAGCAGCCCCACCCCCTTGGTGTCTTGTGTCTCCTCCTAGcggtttctttttctgtcttgtctCCTGATCCCAGCCAAGACAGACAGATGCTAAATCTCTGGCAGCCGCTTTACGTCTCGCTGTCCCCACAGCCCACAAGCAGCCTGTGTGGCTGACCCGATTGCTCACATTTGGAGAATAGCTACCCCTTTCTTCCGGCACCAGGGTTGGAAGGTGGCAGCGGGGGACAGGGGTGTCTGGGCACTCCTACCTCAGTTCTGAGCCTGTACCTCATTTGACAGGGTGAGGGTCAGCTAATGACAGAGTATAGTAGGCCAGGGTCCTGAGTTATGGAAATTGGAGGTAAGAGGGTTAAATTTTTGTCTGAGAAACAATTCATTCTGGGCAGCCCCGCATGTTTTCAATTCTTTCCAGATGTtcccaatggaaaaaaaataattctctgAAAAGGTGTCGGATGTTCAGCTCACAGAAGAAACAGCACTAGAAAAAGAATGTCGCCTAAGGTCGGCATGGGGCTCATGGGCCCTCCCCTGGCAGTGAGTCAAAGTCCAGGATCCCACCTCTTAGTAGACTCCACCTTGAGGTTCTAGTGATGGAAGCCTTGTTTGGCTTTGGAGCCAGTGAACCTCAAAGTTGGAAGGTTTAATAGCAAAGTGTTCAGGAGTCACATATGTGTCGTCTGGGCTGTGCAGGGGCAGTGATTGCTTGGGAGGTGACTCTGAGGCTCAGGTATATGGGGGGCCGCAAGGGGTTAGCAGGGGTTGTTTGACATCAGCATCCCCCGTGGGAGGGATGTAGATGAGCCCTTTGGACTTCATTCCCATTCATGCCAGGCAGGGAGGCAGTGGGGGCCCCACCGCTGTAGGGCTATTTGTCACAGTGGGGCCGTGTTGTTCCCTTACTAGTGACCGCATCATTAAGCCTTGTGTGGGGCTTGTGACGCCCATGCCTTCTTAGAACAGGAGGCCTTGCAATCCACCCCCCCACACTCCCGCCTCTGCCCTGGGCTGTCCTAGCTACACATCCCAACATCTGGcaacctctctcctcccctttccaggAAAACAGCATCAAAACAAGACATGGAGGACGGGAGAGGAAGAAGGTGCTTGGGCGTATGGGAAGAAGTCAGGGACTCCAGGATGGGAGAGGTTAGGAACTGTGTAGGAGAAGAAAGAACTCAAACCTCTCCCTTTCTTGCCTCAGTATCCTGGGCCTGCAGATCTTAGTTACCGGGAGGAGCGGCTGGTGAAGGAGAAGTCAGGTTCATTACTAGGCATGCTAGCCAAAGTCCCTCACCTAGGAGCACTTAAAAATGCTTCTGGGCAACTGTGACAGTCTCTGCAGGCGCCCTTGGCCCACAAAGGCTCTGGATAAGATGGATCATGGCCCATGAAGCAGCTTCCCAGCCTGATCTACCAACTGCAGGGAGACAGCACCCAGTCCTAACTCACCTCTGAGAGACCAACACCCAGTCCTCTGAGAGACCAAGCCTTCTCATCtgtatgaaatagaaacaatccaaGTAGCCCATTCTCCATAAGGTGGCCGTGCCCACCCGAAGCTGCCCTGCATCCTTGGCTGTGGGTGAGCGTGTGTGAGCACTCCACCACCAAgagtggagtggggagggagaataAGCTCCTGCTATCTACACTCCCCGCttgatgtttttcctttcttcttctcccagagATCCAGGAAAGAAGGGCTGGGGGACCCTGCAATCCTTTTATCCTCGGGGCTGGGGACACCTGGATAAGCTTTGAAGAAATAAGCGAGACCTCTTCCCCAGGGGAAAAGGCACAGGAAAAAGGCACAGAAACCCCGCGGACTGGGTGAAGCCAAGCTCAGGGGAGCTCGTACTTAAAGTCAGAGGTTGCTATAGAAAATAGACTCCCATGTAATACACCCCACCATGGGCACATGAGCTGAACTTGTTTTGCAAGAAATGGTCCATGTGGCCTGGGCTCTGGTGGGGAACAAGGGCAGTCCTGAGAAGACAGCCCCTCAGAGCAGGAGCAACAACCATGAACCCTACAAATGCCTTGAGGTATGGATGAAGGGACAGGGAAGTGAAAGGGGATTCTGGAGATGGGGGCTACAGGCGCAGGGCCCCAACACATATTTGGGTGGGGCACCTGTTAGAGAaaaagggagcatggggacaAGGCTGAGCTTCCCTTCCTGTCCTGGCTCCCAGAGGCTCTGACATCACCCGGCTTGGTGCAGTTGCTGGCTTACCCTTCTTCTTGCTTCCCTCAGCCCTCACCTGCATGGAGGTGCAGAAGGAGACCACATCCCAGAGGcaccgggggtggggggtggggagagagttTATTATAAGAACTGTACAAAGAAGCTTTATCTGACAGCCTGGCTTTGGGCTGGCTCCCACCTAGACAGGGTGGTAACAGGGCTCACTCGGCAGACAGGTCCGCACGCAGCAACGGCGGACTCAGTTCGTGGCTCTTCTTTTGCAGTGATTCGAGCAGCTGGCGGAGAACACCAGACCTAACAGGTTCCTGAGACTTTGGGGGTCAAACCAGGCTGGGCCcaggtggggaaggcatggtgggcaGATGCTGGGCAGAGCACTACTGACTCCCGCTGGGGGAGCCTTTTAAGGGACAGCTCCCTCTACAGAAGGGACACTGAGTGGGGATGAGACCATGGTATGACaataagaaacagagaaaagggaaaaacgAAGCTCAGAGAAGGAAGCCAGAGGGACGACCAGGTGAGGCGGGGAGGGTTGAGTGAGCAGGGCAAGCAAGGAGTCTGGCCTGAGgtgtgcacatatatgaacacagGCGTGTGCAACACGCCTTGTTTGGCAGGCTTTGCCATTTCCTGAGTTTTACTCAAACTGTTTatgagaaacaagaagaaaaagaaaaggaatttagGCTAAGAGGGGACTCCAAGCGTAAAGTTTAGAATGTACGTTCATCCTTATTTACTCCCTTTCGGCAAAACGCTCTCTGACATTTAGGGATAGTGAGATGAACAAACCCGTGGAGAAGACACAAGCACCATCcgttccctctctctctgtcacaccgACACACGTAGACACAAACACTCACAGATACATGTGTATCTGTAGACACCgtggttcacatacatacagCTGTGTACGAACACATAAACTCGGGCTCTCAAGCCAGTGCGTAGTCACACAGATGGACAGGTACACACACAAGTGACCAAATCCAGAGACCCCTGAGCAAAACCCTCACTCCCTCCTCCAAGCCTGGACTCTGTTCTCTGAGAGCTGACAGAGCCTGATTCTGGTGAGTATAGCTAAAGACAGTGGCTTTCcaaggggtggtggtggcgcatgcctttaatcccagcattcaggaggcagaggcaggaggatctcaatgagtttgaggtcagtctggtctatagaatgagttgcAGGACGGGCAGGACAAACCCTgtcataagaagaaaaaaagaaagaaagaagaaaagggaggaagaagggaagaaaggaaggaaggaaggaagaagaagaagaaagaaagaaagaaagaaagaaagaaagaaagaaagaaagaaagaaagaaagaaagaaagagaaaatagcttTCCATTCCAGGCAGCAGGGAGACTGAAGCCCAACCTGGTGAGCCTTCTTGACTGCCTGCTCTAGCCCCCAAATCAGCACCTCTCCTGTGAGCTCAGTCCTAACATTCTCAGGGTCACTTTGAGGAAGCAGGGAAGGACAAGGAgcagagaggagatgggcagagatGAGACGAGAAGAAGGAGCTCTCTCAGGCATGACAGGGCACCAAGGAGCCCTGGGGGTCAAAGGAAggcacaaagaaaggaaaagagggaacagGCAGGTTTGTCTTAGAGAGTACCAAACCTGATCACAGCCAGACCTGGGGGCTCAGGCCCAAGCGCACGAATGCAGCTGGCAGGACCCAGCCTGTACGACCCATCCATGCATCCTAGAGAAAGGGAATTCCCGAGGGGAATCCTTCCCTTGGTTCTTCCCCCAGGTGCCAGCCAGGGGAGCTATCCACCGGCCTGGATATAACTGGGTGATAGGTTTCAGAAGTCAAGTGTCCAGCCTGATACATCCAGATCCAGTGGCCAATTGGT
Coding sequences:
- the Cd79b gene encoding B-cell antigen receptor complex-associated protein beta chain — protein: MATLVPSSMPCHWLLFLLLLCSGEPVPAVTNSDLSQNLQGSSCSEIKLYPRYIAKKRGSVVKFYCYSDSTTMTWFRKQEKETPQELSEEEGHISKFDNGSTHILTIQNIQFEDNGIYFCKQQCSRDSEDAWSCGSELKVLGFSTLEQLKRRNTLKDGIIMIQTLLIILFIIVPIFLLLDKDDSKAGMEEDHTYEGLNIDQTATYEDIVTLRTGEVKWSVGEHPGQE